One stretch of Schlesneria sp. DSM 10557 DNA includes these proteins:
- a CDS encoding ATP-dependent Clp protease ATP-binding subunit: protein MYERFTDRARKVMQLANQEAQRFNHEYIGTEHILLGLVKEGSGVAANVLKNLEVDLRKIRLEVEKIVQSGPDMVTMGKLPQTPRAKKVVEYAMEEARNLNHNYVGTEHLLLGLIREQEGVAAQVLMNLGLKLEDVREEVLNLLGHGVDGGAEGSSERAGAGQAGPAGKTPKSKTPALDSFGRDLTELARQSKLDPVIGRSNEIERVIQILCRRQKNNPVLLGEAGVGKTAIVEGFAQMVVNGEVPELLRDKRIVVLDLAMMVAGTKYRGQFEERIKAVMNEVKRAKNTILFIDELHTLVGAGGAEGAIDASNVLKPALSRGEIQCIGATTLDEFRKYIEKDGALERRFQTVVVEPPSPSQTIEILKGLRDRYEQHHRVQITDDALAKAVELSTRYITARCLPDKAIDVIDESGARIRLKSMVRPPDLKELEGEVERLNAAKEEAVANQDFEKAAALRDQADKLKKKKETINKDWREKSKEKEGVVDAEVIAEVVAKMTGIPLTRLSSEDAVRLLRMEEELHRRVVSQNEAIKQVAKCVRRSRSGLKDPRRPTGVFLFAGPTGVGKTLTAKTLAEFMFGDQDALIQIDMSEYMEKHNVSRLIGAPPGYVGFEDGGQLTEKIRRRPYAVVLLDEIEKAHPDVFNMLLQIMEEGHLTDSFGRKVDFKNTILIMTTNAGALAVNNEFGFAPKDTDTSYDRMKERLMHELEREFKPEFLGRLDEVVVFRSLTEENLKQIVVIELAKVRERLAEKGLTLVLTEEAKQFIISKGNATEYGARPLRRAVETYIEDPLSENLLQGSFEGFNTITVKVKEVGDQKQLDFEASTQEHAPATELAEAQTT from the coding sequence ATGTACGAGCGATTTACTGATCGCGCCCGAAAAGTTATGCAACTCGCCAATCAGGAAGCCCAGCGTTTCAACCACGAGTACATCGGTACCGAGCACATTCTTCTCGGGCTGGTGAAGGAAGGTTCCGGCGTTGCCGCGAACGTCCTGAAGAACCTCGAAGTTGACTTGCGCAAGATTCGTCTGGAAGTTGAGAAGATCGTCCAGTCGGGGCCCGACATGGTCACGATGGGCAAACTTCCGCAGACGCCTCGAGCAAAAAAGGTTGTCGAGTATGCAATGGAAGAGGCGCGAAATCTCAACCACAATTACGTCGGTACCGAGCACCTTCTGCTGGGCCTGATCCGTGAACAGGAAGGTGTCGCTGCACAAGTCCTGATGAACCTCGGTCTGAAGCTTGAGGACGTCCGGGAAGAAGTCCTCAACCTGCTGGGACACGGTGTCGACGGTGGCGCGGAAGGCTCTTCCGAACGCGCTGGTGCCGGCCAGGCAGGCCCTGCGGGCAAGACCCCCAAAAGCAAGACCCCCGCACTCGACAGCTTCGGCCGTGATCTGACCGAACTGGCCCGCCAGTCGAAGCTCGATCCCGTCATCGGTCGTTCCAACGAAATCGAACGCGTCATCCAGATTCTCTGCCGCCGTCAGAAAAACAACCCCGTCCTGCTGGGGGAAGCCGGCGTCGGTAAGACCGCAATCGTCGAAGGCTTTGCCCAGATGGTTGTGAACGGCGAAGTTCCGGAACTGCTGCGGGACAAACGAATCGTGGTGCTGGATCTGGCGATGATGGTCGCCGGTACCAAGTACCGTGGTCAGTTCGAAGAACGCATCAAGGCCGTGATGAACGAAGTCAAGCGAGCCAAAAACACCATCCTGTTTATCGACGAGCTTCACACGCTGGTCGGTGCCGGGGGTGCCGAAGGTGCGATTGATGCTTCCAACGTCCTGAAGCCCGCTCTCAGCCGTGGTGAAATCCAGTGTATCGGTGCGACCACACTCGATGAGTTCCGCAAGTACATCGAAAAAGACGGTGCGTTGGAACGCCGGTTCCAGACCGTCGTTGTCGAGCCCCCATCTCCTTCGCAGACGATCGAGATTCTCAAAGGCTTGCGAGATCGGTACGAGCAGCACCACCGTGTGCAAATCACCGATGATGCTCTCGCCAAGGCCGTCGAATTGTCGACCCGGTATATCACCGCGCGTTGCCTGCCTGACAAGGCAATTGACGTCATCGACGAATCGGGTGCTCGCATCCGCCTGAAATCGATGGTTCGTCCGCCCGATCTGAAGGAACTCGAAGGTGAAGTCGAACGCCTGAACGCAGCGAAAGAAGAAGCCGTTGCCAATCAGGACTTCGAAAAGGCAGCCGCTCTGCGTGACCAGGCTGATAAGCTGAAGAAGAAGAAAGAAACGATCAACAAAGACTGGCGAGAAAAGTCCAAAGAGAAGGAAGGTGTCGTCGACGCCGAAGTGATCGCGGAAGTCGTCGCGAAGATGACCGGAATCCCGCTGACACGTCTGTCGAGCGAAGACGCTGTCCGTCTGCTGCGGATGGAAGAAGAACTGCATCGCCGGGTGGTCAGCCAGAACGAAGCCATCAAGCAGGTTGCGAAGTGCGTCCGACGCAGCCGCAGCGGCTTGAAAGATCCTCGTCGTCCGACGGGTGTGTTCCTGTTCGCCGGTCCAACCGGGGTCGGGAAAACGCTGACCGCCAAGACACTCGCAGAATTCATGTTCGGTGATCAGGACGCCTTGATCCAGATCGACATGAGCGAATACATGGAGAAGCACAACGTCAGCCGTCTGATCGGTGCTCCTCCAGGATACGTCGGCTTTGAAGACGGTGGTCAGTTGACCGAAAAAATCCGACGCCGTCCGTACGCGGTGGTGCTGCTGGACGAAATCGAGAAGGCTCACCCTGACGTCTTCAATATGCTGCTGCAGATCATGGAAGAAGGTCACCTGACCGACAGCTTTGGTCGCAAGGTCGACTTCAAGAACACCATTCTCATTATGACGACGAATGCCGGGGCACTCGCCGTCAATAACGAGTTTGGATTTGCTCCCAAAGATACCGACACAAGCTACGATCGCATGAAGGAACGCCTCATGCACGAACTCGAACGCGAGTTCAAGCCAGAGTTCCTTGGTCGTCTGGACGAAGTCGTTGTCTTCCGATCGCTGACCGAAGAAAACCTGAAGCAGATCGTCGTGATCGAACTTGCCAAGGTACGTGAACGCCTTGCAGAAAAGGGGCTGACCCTGGTTCTGACCGAAGAAGCAAAGCAGTTCATTATCTCCAAGGGAAATGCGACTGAATATGGTGCTCGTCCGCTCCGTCGGGCGGTCGAGACCTACATCGAAGATCCGCTTTCGGAAAACCTGTTGCAGGGATCGTTTGAAGGCTTCAATACCATCACGGTGAAGGTGAAGGAAGTCGGCGATCAGAAGCAACTCGACTTCGAAGCATCGACACAGGAACATGCACCAGCAACCGAACTGGCAGAAGCTCAGACAACCTGA